The following coding sequences lie in one Duffyella gerundensis genomic window:
- a CDS encoding autotransporter-associated beta strand repeat-containing protein — protein sequence MLSLFVAVSPTESRAEALEFLTERTEELEQTTREVQSIVVGDGVTGTVSGTGGTLIYNGGDFLLGSGEANTSRLDMSGLSHFVFDSADAELIVSGRREGLSGNGSDGVLNLAGESNVITAKKLGLATISRNVQSGATNYGLLEMGRANTFNIDAIEIGTNQGNGTLRFDPDITDGHLRLRGSNGVDAVERIDLAPGVNSNYSDSTGTFNTTAGTLDAKVDILHVALGQYGARNANGYFWMGAGQLDVNRVVLGEDTRTSGNGSTNAEFKVSRGGVVNAGDIIMGIVSGIGRVTSTLMVTEDAMVRAATILAGEGNGTRQITLNAGTLANRAADENMRSDVNILLTGNGSFFSEGKEATMTIEGVVSGIGSLIKTGLGTLELTANNSYSGGTRIDEGEIAFSDAGNLGSSDITLNGGGLKWNSGNSSDLSTRLVVDARGGVLNSNGNDITFASALRGDGGPVHKTGDGTLTLLSDNSWSGTTFIEQGALQFGDGGTTGSVAGDIVNNSTLIFNRADDVVLSGTLSGDGNIVQRGSGTTILTGDVTNARGIALENGKLQIGNGGSTGNLHADVQLSAGSALLVNRADTTLLPGVISGEGAFAQNGSGTTVLTADNSWTGGTDITNGTLQLGNDGTHGSITGAINNNGILQFSRSDVYTVNNPISGSGDLVQIGSGTLVVAGDQTYSGQTRIERGTLQLDGSLRSATSVAAGGTLSGNGQIFADLNNAGTVRPGSIGATGYHALTVSGNYVGDDGLLVLNTELGGDGSPSDRLILDSGHASGTTRVAINNTGSGQVYTEKDGIRIIDAINGATSEEDAFRLASETRSGALSYRLFRGDLAKQDLESWYLRNQFIVEPEIPVDPDPITPVTPEDPEVPEDPTLPLLPEDPINPVTPPDAPRTGTTLPLTPPSSVLPAGEYPVIGPAIATYGVVQPMARELGMLTLGTRDQRSGDGAMLINGDQPRQTSFWTRLIATNIDHSWQAYAAPSAKGSVDGLQLGADLWQQSAITGHHDRLGFYVGQSRAAVSVSGLVTNDAGTQYVRTDTGKVKLNATALGLYWTHSTDDQAWLDATAQITRYRGSAESASGRLDAEGYGFITSLEAGYPFALSSLSLRVSL from the coding sequence ATGCTCTCGCTGTTCGTTGCGGTTTCGCCTACGGAATCACGCGCGGAAGCGCTGGAATTCCTGACCGAACGCACTGAAGAGCTGGAGCAAACCACGCGCGAAGTGCAAAGCATTGTCGTGGGGGATGGCGTGACCGGCACTGTCAGCGGCACCGGCGGCACGCTGATCTATAACGGCGGTGATTTCCTGCTTGGATCCGGTGAGGCCAATACCTCAAGGCTGGATATGAGTGGGTTATCACATTTTGTGTTCGACAGCGCGGACGCCGAGCTGATTGTGTCAGGCCGCCGCGAGGGGCTATCGGGCAACGGCAGTGATGGCGTGCTGAATCTGGCCGGTGAAAGCAATGTGATTACCGCGAAAAAATTGGGCCTGGCGACGATAAGCCGCAATGTGCAGAGTGGCGCCACTAACTATGGCCTGCTTGAAATGGGCCGCGCTAATACCTTCAATATCGATGCCATTGAGATTGGCACCAATCAGGGCAACGGTACGCTGAGGTTTGACCCTGATATCACTGATGGACATTTACGCCTGCGCGGCAGCAATGGCGTTGATGCGGTAGAACGTATTGATCTGGCACCGGGCGTAAACAGTAACTACAGCGACAGCACCGGCACCTTCAATACTACGGCGGGTACGCTGGATGCAAAAGTCGACATCCTGCATGTTGCGCTGGGCCAGTATGGTGCGCGTAACGCCAACGGCTATTTTTGGATGGGAGCCGGTCAGCTTGATGTCAACAGGGTCGTGCTGGGTGAAGATACCCGCACTTCCGGTAATGGCAGCACCAACGCGGAGTTTAAGGTCAGCCGCGGTGGTGTGGTCAATGCTGGCGACATCATCATGGGTATCGTCAGCGGTATTGGCCGGGTGACCTCCACGCTGATGGTGACCGAAGACGCTATGGTACGCGCGGCGACTATCCTTGCCGGAGAGGGCAATGGCACACGGCAGATTACCCTCAACGCAGGCACGCTGGCCAACCGTGCGGCGGATGAAAATATGCGCTCTGACGTCAATATTTTGCTGACGGGCAATGGCAGCTTTTTTAGCGAAGGCAAAGAGGCCACCATGACCATTGAGGGCGTGGTCAGCGGTATCGGATCGCTGATTAAAACCGGCCTCGGTACGCTGGAACTCACCGCCAACAACAGCTACAGCGGCGGCACGCGTATCGACGAAGGCGAGATCGCTTTTTCAGACGCCGGCAATCTGGGCAGCAGCGATATCACCTTAAACGGCGGCGGCCTGAAGTGGAACAGCGGCAACAGCAGCGATCTTTCCACCCGTTTGGTGGTGGATGCGCGCGGTGGCGTGCTCAACAGCAATGGCAATGACATTACTTTCGCTTCCGCTCTGCGCGGTGACGGCGGCCCGGTGCATAAAACCGGCGATGGCACGCTCACGCTGCTGAGCGATAACAGCTGGAGCGGCACCACCTTTATCGAGCAAGGCGCACTGCAGTTCGGCGATGGCGGCACTACCGGCAGCGTAGCGGGTGACATCGTCAACAACAGTACGCTGATTTTTAATCGCGCCGATGACGTGGTGTTGAGCGGAACCCTCTCCGGCGACGGCAATATTGTGCAAAGAGGCAGCGGCACCACTATTCTGACCGGCGATGTCACCAATGCCCGTGGCATCGCGCTGGAAAACGGTAAGCTACAGATTGGCAACGGCGGTAGCACGGGTAACCTGCATGCCGATGTGCAGCTTTCTGCCGGCAGCGCACTGTTGGTCAACCGTGCCGATACTACGCTGTTGCCTGGTGTGATTTCTGGCGAAGGTGCCTTTGCGCAAAACGGCAGCGGCACCACGGTACTTACTGCGGATAACAGCTGGACTGGCGGTACCGACATCACAAATGGCACGCTGCAACTCGGCAACGATGGCACCCACGGCAGCATCACCGGCGCGATCAACAACAACGGCATTTTGCAATTCAGTCGCAGCGATGTGTACACCGTTAACAACCCGATCAGCGGCAGCGGCGACCTGGTGCAGATTGGCTCCGGCACGCTGGTGGTAGCCGGAGACCAGACTTACAGCGGGCAAACGCGCATTGAGCGCGGCACGCTGCAGCTGGACGGTTCGCTGCGGTCGGCGACCTCGGTGGCCGCAGGCGGCACGCTCTCCGGCAACGGTCAGATTTTTGCTGACCTCAACAATGCCGGAACCGTACGCCCTGGCAGCATCGGCGCAACGGGCTATCATGCGCTGACCGTCAGCGGTAATTACGTGGGTGATGATGGATTGCTGGTGTTGAACACCGAACTGGGCGGCGATGGTTCGCCATCTGACCGGCTGATTCTGGACAGCGGGCACGCCAGCGGCACCACGCGCGTGGCGATCAACAACACCGGCAGCGGCCAGGTTTACACCGAGAAAGATGGCATCCGTATTATCGATGCGATCAACGGTGCCACCAGCGAAGAAGATGCGTTTCGCCTCGCCAGTGAGACGCGCAGCGGTGCGCTGAGCTACCGCCTTTTCCGCGGCGATCTCGCTAAACAGGACCTGGAGAGCTGGTATCTGCGCAATCAGTTTATCGTTGAGCCAGAAATCCCGGTGGATCCCGATCCGATTACGCCAGTAACGCCGGAAGATCCTGAAGTGCCTGAAGATCCAACATTGCCACTTCTGCCTGAAGATCCGATTAATCCCGTGACACCACCGGATGCGCCACGCACCGGTACGACGCTGCCGCTCACGCCGCCATCGTCGGTGCTGCCTGCAGGTGAATATCCGGTGATCGGACCGGCCATTGCCACTTACGGCGTGGTGCAGCCGATGGCACGCGAACTGGGCATGCTGACGCTCGGCACGCGCGATCAGCGTAGCGGCGACGGTGCGATGCTGATCAACGGCGACCAGCCACGCCAAACCAGCTTCTGGACGCGCCTGATCGCCACCAATATCGATCACTCCTGGCAGGCGTATGCCGCACCATCGGCCAAAGGTTCAGTGGATGGGCTGCAGCTCGGTGCCGACCTCTGGCAGCAAAGCGCTATTACCGGCCATCACGATCGGTTGGGCTTTTACGTCGGTCAGAGTCGCGCAGCGGTGTCGGTCAGTGGTTTGGTAACCAATGATGCCGGTACGCAATATGTGCGCACTGACACCGGCAAGGTAAAACTGAATGCCACGGCGTTGGGCCTGTACTGGACACACAGCACTGATGATCAAGCCTGGCTGGATGCCACCGCGCAGATCACCCGCTACCGTGGATCGGCGGAAAGCGCCTCGGGTCGTCTTGATGCGGAAGGTTACGGCTTTATCACCTCGCTGGAAGCGGGTTACCCGTTTGCCCTTTCCTCTCTCTCTCTGAGGGTTTCACTTTAG
- a CDS encoding aldose 1-epimerase family protein has protein sequence MKTKLALTVLAVMISGSAAAKTWVLTSAEQGVEQGNWKISSQQLKFQGKPFSIEQKVLHGGKQEGSKIITLTSKDGLTITLSPTRGMNLLHIEGFGSRIGWDSPVKEVVNPANINLESRNGLGWLEGFNEMMVRCGYEWTGHPVTADGRLYTLHGKAGNTPVSQVEVEVADAAPHEIRIRGLIKESTFKKADLQTLTELRYVPGSNSFSLHDVLTNHADYPHDYQIIYHSNVGTPILEEGARFIAPMSDISPFNDYAKTGLKNWQTYLGPTKGFDEMVFNIKPLSDDQHKTVAAVVNKQADKGVSIQFDTQQLPVLTLWKNTDTLKQGYVTGMEPGTSYAYPVTVEREQKRVKQLEPGASTAFDLTYTLLHNADQVAAVEKRISTIQGDTKLTETETPIASE, from the coding sequence ATGAAAACCAAACTGGCGTTAACGGTACTTGCAGTGATGATTTCCGGTTCGGCAGCGGCAAAAACCTGGGTGCTGACCAGCGCTGAACAGGGCGTGGAGCAAGGAAACTGGAAGATTTCCAGCCAACAGCTGAAATTCCAGGGCAAGCCGTTCAGCATTGAGCAAAAAGTCCTGCACGGCGGTAAGCAGGAAGGCAGTAAAATCATCACCCTTACCAGTAAAGATGGGCTGACCATCACCCTCAGCCCGACGCGCGGTATGAATTTGCTGCACATTGAGGGTTTTGGCTCACGTATCGGCTGGGATTCGCCGGTGAAAGAGGTGGTTAACCCGGCCAATATTAATCTGGAAAGCCGTAACGGGCTGGGCTGGCTGGAAGGTTTCAACGAGATGATGGTGCGCTGCGGCTACGAATGGACCGGCCATCCGGTTACCGCCGATGGCCGCCTCTACACGCTGCACGGCAAAGCGGGCAACACGCCAGTTTCACAGGTGGAAGTTGAAGTGGCTGACGCCGCGCCGCATGAAATTCGCATTCGCGGGCTGATCAAAGAGAGCACCTTTAAAAAGGCCGATCTGCAGACGCTCACCGAACTGCGTTATGTACCCGGCAGCAACAGCTTCAGCCTGCATGATGTGCTGACCAATCATGCCGACTATCCGCATGATTATCAGATTATTTATCACAGCAATGTCGGTACGCCAATTCTGGAAGAGGGCGCACGCTTTATCGCGCCGATGTCCGATATCAGTCCGTTCAACGATTACGCTAAAACCGGCCTGAAGAACTGGCAGACCTATCTCGGCCCAACCAAAGGCTTTGATGAGATGGTGTTTAATATCAAGCCGCTCTCGGATGACCAGCATAAGACGGTTGCCGCGGTGGTGAATAAACAGGCGGATAAAGGCGTGTCGATTCAGTTCGATACCCAACAGCTGCCGGTGCTGACGCTGTGGAAGAACACCGACACGCTTAAACAGGGGTACGTTACCGGCATGGAGCCGGGCACCAGTTACGCCTATCCGGTGACCGTTGAGCGTGAGCAGAAACGCGTGAAGCAGCTGGAGCCGGGTGCCAGCACCGCGTTTGATTTGACCTACACCTTGTTGCACAACGCCGATCAGGTTGCGGCGGTTGAAAAACGCATCAGCACGATCCAGGGTGACACCAAACTCACCGAGACAGAAACGCCAATTGCCAGCGAATAA
- a CDS encoding 6-phospho-beta-glucosidase: MSELTFPQGFLWGGALAANQSEGGYREGGKGLTTVDMIPHGPARMPVKLGLEKRFALREDEYYPSHQAIDFYHRYKEDIALMAEMGFTVFRTSIAWSRLYPNGDELTPNEQGIAFYRSVFEECRKYGIEPLVTLCHFDVPMHLVIEYGSWRNRKMVDFFARYARTCFEAFDGLVKYWLTFNEINILLHSPFSGAGLVFEADENHEQVKYQAAHHELVASALVTRIAHEVNAENQVGCMLAGGNFYPWSSKPEDVWAALEKDRENLFFIDVQARGAYPSYAARVFREKGVTIEMAPEDAEILRNTVDFVSFSYYASRCASAEMNEQNSSAANVVKSLTNPHVPRSDWGWGIDPLGLRITMNMMYDRYQKPLFLVENGLGARDELTADQQINDDYRISYLREHIRAMAQAIEDGVPVIGYTSWGCIDLVAASTGEMSKRYGFVYVDRDDLGGGTLARLRKKSFWWYKKVIASNGRDLD, translated from the coding sequence ATGTCTGAACTGACATTTCCGCAAGGATTTTTATGGGGTGGCGCTTTAGCAGCAAACCAGTCTGAAGGCGGCTATCGCGAGGGCGGCAAAGGACTGACCACGGTGGATATGATCCCGCACGGCCCTGCCCGCATGCCGGTCAAGCTGGGCCTGGAAAAACGTTTTGCCCTGCGCGAGGATGAATATTATCCCAGCCATCAGGCGATCGATTTTTATCATCGCTATAAGGAAGATATCGCCCTGATGGCGGAGATGGGCTTTACCGTGTTTCGTACCTCTATTGCCTGGAGCCGCCTCTATCCCAATGGCGACGAGCTGACGCCCAATGAGCAAGGCATCGCGTTTTATCGCAGCGTGTTCGAGGAGTGCCGCAAATATGGCATCGAGCCGCTGGTGACGCTTTGTCACTTCGATGTGCCGATGCACCTGGTGATTGAGTACGGTTCATGGCGCAACCGTAAAATGGTCGACTTTTTTGCCCGCTACGCACGCACCTGTTTTGAAGCGTTCGACGGTCTGGTGAAATATTGGCTGACCTTTAATGAGATCAATATTCTGCTGCACAGCCCCTTTTCTGGCGCCGGTCTGGTGTTTGAAGCGGATGAAAACCACGAGCAGGTGAAATATCAGGCCGCGCACCACGAACTGGTGGCCAGCGCACTGGTAACGCGCATCGCCCATGAGGTCAACGCGGAAAACCAGGTCGGCTGCATGCTGGCGGGCGGGAACTTCTATCCGTGGTCGAGCAAGCCGGAAGATGTCTGGGCGGCGCTGGAAAAGGATCGTGAAAACCTGTTCTTTATTGATGTGCAGGCGCGCGGTGCTTATCCATCCTATGCAGCGCGCGTATTTCGTGAAAAAGGCGTCACCATTGAGATGGCGCCGGAAGATGCAGAGATTCTGCGCAACACCGTCGACTTTGTCTCCTTCAGCTATTACGCGTCACGCTGCGCGTCGGCGGAGATGAACGAGCAGAACAGCAGCGCGGCTAACGTGGTGAAATCGCTGACCAATCCGCACGTCCCGCGCAGCGACTGGGGCTGGGGCATCGATCCGCTGGGTCTGCGCATCACCATGAACATGATGTATGACCGCTATCAGAAGCCGCTATTTCTGGTGGAAAACGGTTTGGGTGCCCGCGATGAACTCACTGCCGATCAGCAGATCAACGATGATTATCGCATCAGCTATTTGCGTGAACACATTCGCGCCATGGCGCAGGCGATTGAGGATGGCGTGCCGGTGATCGGTTACACCAGCTGGGGCTGCATCGATCTGGTGGCAGCATCCACCGGTGAAATGAGCAAGCGCTACGGCTTTGTCTACGTCGACCGCGACGACCTCGGCGGCGGCACGCTGGCGCGCCTGCGTAAAAAATCGTTCTGGTGGTATAAGAAAGTGATCGCCAGCAACGGTCGCGACCTCGACTAA
- the ascF gene encoding PTS cellobiose/arbutin/salicin transporter subunit IIBC, translating to MSTNYSEVAPAIVRSLGGLGNIEALTHCMTRLRFVLKDSSLIDSAALKAIPGVMGVVHNDAQCQVIIGNNVGKAYQAVLSLGNIDGTPAQPVKRKITPRSIGAGILDALVGTMSPLIPAIIGGSMVKLLAMVLEMSGVLEKGSSTLIILNVMGDGAFFFLPVMVAASAALKFKTNMSLAIAIAGVLLHPNFIDLMAKAAQGQHVEFGFITVTAVKYTYTVIPALVMTWILSHIEHGVDRITPAVTKNFLKPMLIVLIAAPIAIVLIGPLGIWIGSGISALVYTIHGYLGWLSVAIMGALWPLLVMTGMHRVFTPTIIQTIAETGKEGMVMPSEIGANLSLGGSSLAVAFKTKNRELRQTALAAAASAIVAGISEPALYGVAVRLKRPLIACLISGFICGAVAGIGGLASHSMASPGLFTSVQFFDPANPSSILWVGAVMVLSVVLSFILTLILGFEDIPETAPTSVSASAGTPETVKPVSAS from the coding sequence ATGTCTACCAACTATTCAGAAGTCGCGCCCGCCATCGTCCGCTCGCTGGGCGGCCTGGGCAATATTGAGGCGCTGACCCATTGCATGACGCGCCTGCGCTTTGTGCTCAAGGACAGCAGCCTAATCGACAGCGCCGCGCTGAAAGCCATTCCCGGCGTGATGGGTGTGGTGCACAACGATGCGCAGTGTCAGGTGATCATCGGTAACAACGTTGGCAAGGCGTATCAGGCGGTGCTGAGTCTTGGCAATATTGATGGCACCCCTGCGCAGCCGGTGAAGCGCAAAATCACCCCGCGAAGCATTGGCGCGGGTATTCTCGATGCGCTGGTAGGCACCATGTCGCCGCTGATTCCGGCGATCATCGGCGGTTCGATGGTCAAACTGCTGGCGATGGTGCTGGAGATGAGCGGCGTGCTGGAGAAAGGCTCTTCAACGCTGATCATTCTCAACGTGATGGGCGACGGCGCCTTTTTCTTCCTGCCGGTGATGGTGGCGGCGTCAGCGGCGCTGAAATTCAAAACCAATATGTCGCTGGCGATCGCCATTGCCGGCGTGTTGCTGCATCCAAACTTCATTGATTTGATGGCGAAAGCGGCGCAGGGGCAACACGTGGAGTTCGGCTTTATCACGGTGACCGCGGTGAAATACACCTACACCGTGATTCCGGCGCTGGTGATGACCTGGATTCTGTCGCACATCGAGCATGGCGTGGATCGCATTACGCCTGCGGTCACCAAAAACTTCCTGAAACCGATGCTGATTGTGCTGATCGCCGCACCGATTGCCATTGTGCTGATTGGCCCGCTGGGCATCTGGATCGGCAGCGGCATCTCCGCGCTGGTTTACACCATTCACGGCTATCTCGGCTGGCTGTCGGTGGCGATCATGGGCGCGCTCTGGCCACTGCTGGTGATGACCGGTATGCACCGCGTCTTTACGCCAACCATTATCCAGACCATTGCGGAAACCGGTAAAGAAGGCATGGTGATGCCGTCGGAAATTGGTGCCAACCTGTCGCTGGGCGGATCGTCGCTGGCGGTAGCGTTTAAAACTAAAAACCGTGAGCTGCGTCAGACGGCGCTGGCCGCGGCGGCGTCTGCCATCGTTGCCGGTATTTCTGAACCGGCGCTGTATGGCGTGGCGGTTCGTCTGAAACGCCCGTTGATCGCCTGTTTGATCAGCGGGTTTATCTGCGGCGCGGTCGCCGGAATCGGCGGGCTGGCCAGCCATTCAATGGCGTCGCCGGGGCTGTTCACCAGCGTGCAGTTCTTCGATCCGGCAAATCCCTCCAGCATTCTGTGGGTTGGTGCGGTGATGGTACTGTCGGTGGTGCTGTCGTTCATTCTGACGCTGATCCTCGGCTTTGAGGATATCCCGGAAACCGCGCCCACCAGCGTCAGTGCCTCTGCCGGCACGCCAGAAACCGTTAAGCCCGTCAGCGCCAGCTGA
- a CDS encoding LacI family DNA-binding transcriptional regulator, whose amino-acid sequence MATILEVAKKAGVSKATVSRVLSGNGYVSEEKRARVTQAIAETDYRPNLLARNLSVKSTQTLGLVVTNTLYSGSYFSELMSQSARILEQQGKQLILADGKHSAAEERAAIDFLLDLRCDGIMIYPRFLSIDEMDDIISQHKQPILVVNRRLRQHGSYCIWFDQKASSMAAVNTLIDLGHRDIAFITGSLDSPTGMERLAGYKAALTEQHISVNPALIAEGKWHGESGAQAVAQLVDSGESFTAIVASNDEMAIGAIKQLSRLNIAVPGEVSVIGFDDIPLAPYIIPSLSSVKVPVTDMVQETIRQLLAMLDGGELRKPDTFAARIIMRESTAPGPWFGDRADA is encoded by the coding sequence ATGGCAACCATACTGGAAGTAGCAAAGAAAGCGGGCGTGTCGAAAGCCACGGTGTCGCGCGTGTTGTCAGGCAACGGCTATGTCAGCGAGGAGAAAAGGGCACGGGTCACGCAGGCGATCGCCGAAACTGACTACCGGCCCAATTTGTTGGCGCGCAACCTGTCGGTAAAATCGACGCAAACCCTTGGGCTGGTGGTCACCAACACGCTCTACAGCGGCAGCTACTTCAGCGAGCTGATGTCACAGTCGGCGCGCATTCTGGAACAGCAGGGCAAGCAGCTGATTCTGGCGGACGGCAAACACAGCGCCGCCGAAGAGCGCGCTGCCATCGACTTCCTGCTCGATCTGCGCTGCGACGGCATCATGATCTATCCGCGATTTTTATCGATTGATGAAATGGACGACATTATTTCGCAGCATAAGCAGCCGATTCTGGTGGTAAACCGTCGCCTGCGGCAACACGGCAGCTACTGCATCTGGTTTGACCAAAAAGCATCCAGCATGGCGGCGGTGAATACGCTGATTGACCTGGGACACCGCGACATTGCGTTTATCACCGGCTCGCTGGATTCACCGACCGGTATGGAACGCCTGGCGGGCTATAAAGCGGCGCTGACAGAACAGCATATTAGCGTCAATCCGGCGCTGATTGCCGAAGGGAAATGGCACGGCGAAAGCGGTGCGCAGGCGGTGGCGCAGTTGGTGGACAGCGGCGAGTCGTTCACGGCTATCGTGGCCAGCAACGATGAAATGGCCATCGGTGCCATCAAACAGCTCTCGCGCCTGAATATTGCGGTGCCGGGCGAGGTATCGGTGATCGGCTTTGATGACATTCCGCTTGCGCCTTATATCATTCCGTCGTTGAGCAGCGTCAAGGTGCCGGTAACCGACATGGTGCAGGAGACCATTCGTCAGCTACTGGCGATGCTCGATGGCGGCGAGCTGCGTAAGCCCGACACCTTTGCGGCCCGCATCATCATGCGTGAATCCACCGCGCCGGGACCATGGTTTGGCGACCGCGCCGACGCGTAA
- a CDS encoding glycoside hydrolase family 10 protein codes for MEFTITLLPPLNAATGVTARAALTALACLLVSCSSAPPPSLVTPSPAVTRPAQPAKPTTPTITPQQPVRGVWLATVSRLDWPPVNSVTASSAAQRIAQQQQALIAKLDKLKTLGINTVFFQVKPDGTALWRSKILPWSDMLTGKIGDDPGYDPLQFMLDEAHKRGMKVHAWFNPYRVAVNTKPSTVAELNRTLSLRPASVFVLHPDWIRTAGDRYVLDPGIPDARDWITSIVAEVVSRYPVDGVQFDDYFYAETPGSALNDAQSFKTWGQGFSSKADWRRHNTQLLIEQVSRTIKQLKPEVEFGVSPAGVWRNLSWDPAGSDTRGAAAYDEAYADTRRWVQQGLLDYIAPQLYWPFARQAARYDVLARWWANVVRPTHTRLYIGVALYKVGAASKNEPDWTVGGGVPELKKQLDLNDALPEINGTILFRENYLNQPQTEDAVRYLRSRWGE; via the coding sequence ATGGAGTTCACTATCACTCTCCTGCCCCCTTTGAATGCCGCTACCGGCGTGACCGCGCGCGCCGCGCTCACCGCGCTGGCCTGTTTACTGGTCAGTTGTTCTTCTGCGCCGCCGCCATCGCTGGTGACACCGTCGCCTGCGGTGACGCGACCAGCGCAGCCAGCGAAACCCACCACACCGACAATAACGCCGCAGCAACCGGTGCGCGGTGTTTGGCTGGCGACCGTTTCCCGGCTTGACTGGCCGCCGGTGAATTCCGTCACCGCCAGCAGCGCGGCGCAGCGCATCGCGCAACAGCAGCAGGCGTTGATCGCTAAACTGGATAAGCTAAAAACCCTCGGCATCAACACGGTGTTCTTCCAGGTCAAGCCGGATGGCACGGCGCTGTGGCGCTCGAAGATTCTGCCGTGGTCCGATATGCTCACCGGTAAGATTGGCGACGATCCCGGTTACGATCCGCTGCAGTTTATGCTTGATGAAGCGCATAAACGCGGCATGAAAGTTCACGCCTGGTTTAACCCTTATCGCGTAGCCGTCAATACCAAACCCTCCACCGTTGCCGAACTGAACCGCACCTTATCGTTGCGCCCTGCCAGCGTGTTTGTGCTGCATCCCGACTGGATTCGTACCGCCGGCGATCGTTACGTGCTCGATCCCGGCATTCCCGATGCGCGCGACTGGATCACCAGTATCGTGGCTGAAGTGGTATCGCGTTATCCGGTTGATGGCGTGCAGTTTGATGACTATTTTTACGCGGAAACGCCCGGCTCAGCGCTAAATGATGCGCAAAGCTTTAAAACCTGGGGTCAGGGATTCAGCTCAAAAGCGGACTGGCGGCGCCACAATACCCAGCTGCTGATTGAGCAGGTCTCACGCACGATTAAACAACTCAAGCCAGAAGTGGAATTTGGCGTCAGCCCAGCCGGCGTATGGCGCAATCTTTCGTGGGATCCTGCCGGTTCCGATACGCGTGGTGCGGCGGCCTACGATGAGGCCTATGCGGATACCCGCCGCTGGGTGCAACAGGGTTTGCTGGATTACATCGCCCCGCAGCTCTACTGGCCTTTTGCGCGTCAGGCGGCGCGTTATGACGTGTTAGCACGATGGTGGGCCAACGTTGTCAGGCCAACCCACACCCGGCTCTATATTGGTGTAGCCCTGTATAAAGTGGGTGCGGCATCGAAAAATGAACCTGACTGGACGGTCGGCGGTGGCGTGCCGGAGCTGAAAAAACAGCTCGATCTGAACGACGCCTTACCTGAAATCAACGGCACCATTCTGTTCCGGGAAAACTACCTTAACCAGCCGCAAACTGAGGATGCGGTGCGCTATCTGCGCTCGCGCTGGGGAGAATAA
- a CDS encoding helix-turn-helix transcriptional regulator — protein MISVFNNNQVLTDTLRNYIDRKLCLPGSPEYAYTVVNKKNPSETLIISSYPDEWVDLYRTNNFQLTDPVILNAFRRSSAFAWDENITLMSDLKFNKIFSLSRQYNIVNGFTFVLHDHFNNLALLSVIIGSPEQEELENYLSTHRGVLQTLLIDINEQMYLLAQSVSSGRKKSEENTNRPIFTPRENEVLYWASMGKTYGEIAAIAGISVSTVKFHMGNVVLKLGVSNARQAIRLGVELDLITPSDTAAR, from the coding sequence ATGATTTCAGTTTTCAATAATAATCAGGTGCTCACAGACACACTTCGAAACTATATCGATCGAAAACTATGTCTTCCTGGCAGCCCGGAATACGCCTACACGGTCGTAAATAAGAAAAATCCTTCAGAAACCCTAATAATTTCCAGTTATCCGGATGAATGGGTCGATCTCTATCGTACCAACAACTTTCAGCTGACCGATCCGGTGATCCTCAATGCGTTTCGACGCTCTTCGGCGTTTGCCTGGGATGAGAACATCACCCTGATGTCTGACCTGAAATTCAACAAGATTTTCTCGCTCTCCCGTCAGTACAACATCGTCAACGGCTTCACCTTTGTGCTACACGATCACTTCAATAATCTGGCGCTGCTGTCGGTGATTATTGGCAGTCCCGAGCAGGAAGAGCTGGAGAATTATCTCTCCACCCATCGTGGCGTTTTGCAGACCCTGTTGATTGATATCAACGAGCAGATGTACCTGCTGGCGCAGTCGGTATCATCGGGCAGGAAGAAAAGCGAAGAGAATACCAACCGCCCTATTTTTACCCCGCGCGAAAACGAGGTGCTGTACTGGGCAAGTATGGGCAAAACCTATGGTGAAATTGCCGCCATCGCCGGTATTTCCGTCAGCACGGTGAAATTTCATATGGGCAACGTGGTGCTCAAGCTGGGAGTAAGCAACGCCCGTCAGGCAATTCGACTGGGCGTTGAGCTGGATTTAATCACGCCGTCAGACACAGCGGCCAGGTAA